The segment TGGTGGATGAGGATGTGTCCTTGACTGAGGATGCTTTGAATGACATATCTGCATCAGCTTCTGGTCGATCAGTGGCATCTTTGTGCGCAGAGATCACAGTAGATTCGGTAAATCATGTCATCACTCTGGATTTTGGTAGTGGCTGTGTAGGTCCATATGGTAGAAGCCGATCTGGTAAAATTGTTATGACTTATGGAGGTGAATTTAACGATGGATTGGCGAATAGAATAATCACTTTTGAAGATTATGTAGTCAACAACAAGGAGGTTACAGGCAGTATCGAGGTGGGTAATTACAACCAAACTACAGATGGTACATATACTGCCACTCGCACTATGAACAACTACACGGTGACTTTCCCGAATGGGACATCCAAAACCATATTAGGAGCTACAACATACGAGATTATCGAAGGATATGGAGACTATGACGTGTCCAACAATGTAGTACTGGTGACGGGCAGCTACAAAACGACAACTACTTTTGGCGCGACATATACTTACACGATCGTAGAACCTGTCAAGTTGAGTTATGCTTGCCTGCTAAGTGGCAATATGCTCAGAGTGGAGGGATTGATCGAGATCAAAAGAACGAATGCTGTCAGAGTAAGAACCAAAACCATCGACTATGGCGAAGGCTGTGATGATAGCTATACAGTGAGTATTGATAGTGAATTGATCGAAGTAGAGGGATAATTAAAATAACTCAACCAGATTAGATTGGTCTGGTTGAGTTATTTTTGATACCACGTATCTTTAGACCTAGTGCATACGGAAGAGCATTTCATCTCACTGATTCAAAATACCAGCACGAAGCGTGAAGGCTTTCGTCTCTTGGTCAAAGCTTTTGAAAAACCACTGTATAGTGTGATCAGAAAAATGGTGATCGATCATGACGAGACCAAGGACGTACTACAGGATACTTTTGTGAAAGTCTGGGAGAACTTGGATTCATTTAAAGCAGAGTCAAAAATATATACTTGGGTCTATAGGGTTGCGGTCAATCACTGTTTGCAATACCTGAAAAAGAAGCAGAGACGAAATCTATTCAACTCTGGAGTGAATGAAGAAATGATGATGCAGTTGGAAAGCAATGAATCCATCAGTGGGGATGAGATTCAGTTAAAACTACAAAAGGCGATATTGAAGTTGCCGGATAAACAACGCTTGGTTTTCAATCTGAAATACTATGAGGAAATGAGCTACGAGCAAATGGCAGAAATCACAGAAACGAGCAGTGGCGCTTTGCGTGCTTCTTACCATCAAGCAGTGAAAAAGATTGAAACTATGATTCAAGAGGGGTGAGATGAAAAGCAAAAAGAACATATCACTGAATGACATTCCTAAAAAGGAAGGTTTTATTGCACCAGAAGGCTTTTTTGATTCATTCATAGATGAACTAGAGCAGGTGATTGATCAACGTGAGCAAGCTAGGGAAGCCAATAAAATCCCTGCTGTGGAAAAAGATTGGTGGATGGCAGTTGCGGCTTCCATTGCTGTACTGTTGATTGCAGGGGTTGTTTTTTGGATCAATGGGAGTAAGGATGAGCAGGTGACGGATTATTGGGACGATGTGAGTTCGGAGCAGATTGCCTTTTATCTCGAAAACTCTGCCTTGGATACAGAGACCTTGCTAGAGCAAGTAGATTTGGCCTTGTTGACAACTGATCAAGATGAACTGATGGGACTCGATGAGGTCTCGGACGAAGATATGAATATGATAATAGAACAATATGAAGACATATTTTAAATCCATTATTGTCGTGCTGGGGTTGACTTGTCTGGCAACAGCGGTACAATCACAGGATCAACAGGCGCTAGATAAAATAGAGAGTGCCAAAATAGCGTTGATCACGGAGCGTCTGGGGCTGACGCCTGATCAGGCAGAGAAGTTTTGGCCGCTGTACAACGAGTACAGTGCCAAACGCATGGAGCTAAGACAGGAATACCGAAGGTTCCGAACTGATGCAGAAGGACGAACACTTAGCGAGGATGAAAGCAAAAAGCTCCTTGAAAAAGGACAGCAGCTCAAAGAAAGACAATTGCAAATCGATAAAAGCTACAGCGAACGTCTCAATACAGTCATCACCAATCGGCAGTTGCTACAGTTGCGAACGGCGGAAGAGGATTTTAGGAATATGCTGCTCCAGAGGCTAGAGCAGCGATCCAATCAAATCGACAGACGTGAAATGATGCAACAGCGCATGGACAAACGTAACAATGAATAAAATGACAGTCTAATTTGTTCATATCACAGATGATTCTTAGCAAAAGTCTTCAAAGCAGGGCTGGGTTAATCTTTATGGGGTTAACCTTTTGCTGTGTATGGCAGCCTGAGATTTCGAGAGCACAGGAGATAAAATCAGATAGTACATTGACGGTTTTGTTTGCTGAGTTGGATGATCTGTTTGCAGAAGGAGATGATACAGAGGATTTGATCGCTTTGGTCGATAGTATGTTAGTTGCTGATAAGTTGAAGATTTCTTCACTGCATGCTCGGATAGGTTACATCAGTCAGGTCACCAATGCGGGTCGGAGTTTGGATATCAATCAGTTTGGGGTCTCTCCTGGAGTGACCTACTATCATCACACAGGGGTTTTTGCGGATGTTTCGGGTTTTGTCAATAGTGAGTACGATCCGAGTTATTACATGACAGATGCCAGCATTGGCTATCTCTACACTTTTAAGAATGTCCTGACCAGTTCGGTTAGCCATGATTTTTATTTCTACAACGACACACTTGATACTCATAGCTTCAACAAGAGTCTGCAAGTCTCTACCTATTTGGATTACAAGGCTCTGAACCTGGGCGTGGATTATGCTTATCTCTATGGTAGTAATTCGGCGCATCGCTTGACTGGCAGGGTAGGATTTGATTTGAGAGCAAAGGATGTCTGGTTTTTGGATCAAATATCTATACACCCAAGTTTTTCTGTCCAGTGGGGCAATTCGGAGGTAGTTTATCTGCGGCAGACGGAGCAACCATTTCGTGATCTTTATAACATCATGGTGGCTGGAGATTACCCGGTACTAAGTTGGGAGGAAGTCTATCGATTTGGACGTTTGCTCAAAAATGAAAGGGGAATTTGGGCAACCAAATTTTTGTTGGATAGAGGATATACCGCAGATGATATCAATGAAATCATCATTCAGTACAATGAGGATCAAATTCATCAAGACAATGAGTACGGGATCATGAATTATGCAGTTTCCATTCCAGTGATTTTCTCTATCAATCGCCACTGGACGCTGATCACGAGTTATACTTATAATATGCCTGTATCACTGCCCAATGAGACTTATCAGTTAGAAAACAACGGTTTTCTTAGTCTGAGTCTAGCGTATAAATTTCTGTTTGTACAGTGATTTACTCAGTGGCTGAGTATCTGCAAGACCAGTTCTCTGGTAAGTGCCTTTCCTTGCGCTCTGGCTTTGATCTCAGTAAATGGGAAGCGAAAATCACAGCCTGCTTTCCATCTGCTGCAACCGTATGCCGTTTGGCCTTTGACAAGCACACCTTCTTTGCATTTGGGGCAAGTAGGCATTTCGTTGGATTTCTTGGGAGTATTCTTGGTTTGGTTTTCAAATTCAATCTCAAAGTCTGAATTGAATTTCAAGACTCCTTCCACTTTGTTTCCATTCAGGACGAATCCTTTGATCTTGGTAGTTACTTTCTTCTGTACTAGACGTAGTAGTTGGCTTTCTGTCAGTTTCTTCTCCATAAAGGTAAAAGGAAGCAGCATTTTGCAACCAGCTTTCCATTCGCTACATCCATAACTGTTTTTGCCTTTGAGGAGGGAGCCTTTTTTGCATTTGGGGCAAGTGCTGCCCACGAGGCTCTTTTTACTCGTCGCTTTCTTGGTCGCGGTATCCTTATCCTTGACCAGTGTGATGGGAGTAGCTGCCAAGATAGGTTTGCCTGTCTCCATGCGCACTTCATAGACCAGGTCGTCCACCATCTTTTTCATGTTGATGATGAACTGCTTGGCGCTGTATTCTCCTTGCTCGATTTCCTTGAGTTGTTTCTCCCATTGTCCGGTGAGCTCGGCTGATTTGAGTAGTTGATTTTGGACGGTATCGATCAGCTGGATGCCCATCTCGGTTGGGATTACCTGTTTCTTTCTTCGTTGGCTATACTGGCGTTTGAACAGTGTCTCGATGATGTTGGCACGGGTAGACGGCCTGCCTATACCGTTGGCTTTCATCAATTCACGGAGTTCGTCGTCTTCTACCTGTTTGCCAGCTGTCTCCATGGCACGGAGCAGGGATGCCTCGGTATAGTAGTTTGGTGCTTTGGTCGTCTTTTCGATGAATGATGGTTCGTGAGGACCTTGTTCTCCTTTCTCAAAGGTTGGCAGGATGCTTTCTTCTTCCTCTTCTTTGTTTTCCTCGTCCTCTTCTTCCTTTTTCTGTTTAGGAAAAAGCACACGCCAGCCTTCTTCGAGTATTTCCTTGCCTTTGGCTACAAAGGGAACAGTATCCACCTCTGCACTCACTTGCGTCTTGGCGACTTTACAGTCAGGATAAAACACGGCTAGGAATCTCCTGACGATGATGTCATAGACTTTTTGATCCTCGTGACTGAGGTGCTTTTGTTCACCAGTAGGGATGATGGCATGGTGATCGGTGACTTTCTTGTCGTTGAATACCTTAGCAGACTTGGGAATCTTCTTGGACAAAATAGGCTCAGTGAACGAAGCATAGTCCGTCAATCCTTTGAGGATTCCTGGAACCTTGGGGTACATGTCATTGGGAAGGAAAGTCGTGTCAACCCTAGGATAGGAAACGACTTTCATCTCGTAAAGTCTTTGGACGGCTTTGAGGGTTGCCTCGGCTGTGAAGCCAAACTTGTTGTTGCAATAGACTTGAAGGCCTGTCAGATCGAAAAGCTTGGGGGCGTATTCTTTCCCGTCTTTTCGCTCTATGTCAATGATGACTAGTTCCTTGCCACTGACCTGATTGAGCAGCTTTTCGCCATCTTCTTTGGTGAAGAACTTGCCTTCGGTGTGGTTAAAGTTGGTTTCTCGGTATTTGGTCTGCAACTCCCAATAGGGCTTGGGTTGGAAGTTGAGGATCTCATAGTGACGGTTGACCAACATGGCAAGGGTAGGAGTTTGCACCCTGCCGATGGATAGCATTTGTTTGAATCCGCCGTATTTGAGGGTATAAAGTCTGGTGGCATTCATGCCGAGCAGCCAATCACCAATCGCTCGCGAACTACCTGCATAGTAGAGGTTGTCAAACTCGGAGGAGGGTTGGAGTTTTTCAAATCCTGCTTTGATGGCCTCTGTTGTTAGCGACGAAATCCACAGTCGTTGGACTTCTCCTTTGTAGCCAGCTTGTTGGATGACCCAGCGCTGTATCAGTTCTCCTTCTTGCCCGGCATCACCACAGTTGATCACCAGCGAGGCAGCGTCGAAGAGTTTTTTGATCGTATTAAATTGTTTTTTGACGCCAGCATCATGATCCATGACCTTCGTTTCGAAACGCTCGGGCAGCATGGGTAGGGTGTTGAGATCCCATCGTTTCCAATGGGGCTTGTAATCCTCAGGAGGCAAGAGCGTACAAAAATGTCCGAAAGTCCAAGTCACCTGATAGCCATTGCCCTCATAGTAGCCATCCATACGCGTATTGGCTCCTATGACTTGGGCTATTTCTTTGGCGACACTTGGTTTCTCAGCAATACAAACTTTCATAGACATTCCCTGTACTCGTTATTTTGATCTTCGAGATTTGAAATTATTATACTCAATACTCAATACTCAATACTCAATACTCAATACCTTCTTCTCACGCACAGCATTTTTTATACTTCTTTCCACTGCCACAAGGGCAAGGGTCGTTCCTAGAGATTTTCTTCATCAAGTCGATTTCCTGTGGATTGATTTTTCCCTCAAGGTAGAACCATTGTTGGTCTTCTTTGAGGAAAATTGATTTTTCGTGATGTATCTGTACTTGTTGTCGCTCATCGGTGAAGTGCGCTTTGAACTCTACTATGCCACGGTCGTCACTGACACGTCCATGCTCTACGGTGATGATTTCTAGTTGTGTCCAAGTGTTTTCCTGAGACCACTTTTTAATCTCTTGGATGTTGTATTGGCTTCTGGTTTGACTGTGGGTTGTTTGATAGAGATAATCAGCTTTGCCGAGCGCATAGGCAGTATAGCGAGACCGCATCAGTGCCAATGCAGTTGGTGCGGATTGATTGTTGATGATTGTTTCACAGCAGGATGCGAAGGGCTTGCCAGAGCAACAAGGGCAGTCATTCATTTTTTAGTCGAAAGTTGAAAGTAAAAAGATAGAAAGTGGCAGTGTCAGAAACTCCTCAATATCCAGTGCAAATATAATTCTCAGAGCTTGGGATAAAAGGATGTCTTGTTGAATGTGCATGGGTTGCAGTCGTTTTTTACAACACGTCCCGAATGAACTTAGTTTTGTCGAATACACTGCGTGCAAACGGACAAAGAGGAACAATACGGATTCCTTTGGCTCTGGCAAATTCTACCGCTTTGAGAAGCATTTGTTTCCCTACACCCGTACCACGTAGACTGTCGTCTACAGCTGTGTGATCGATGATGATTTGATCTGGCCCTGCCCATACGTAGGTCATCTCAGCTTTTGGTTGCTGATCTATTAGGATATAAAACCTTCCTTTGCTGTCTGTTTCTTCTTGTAATATTTCCATCTTTTATTGATTTCATGAGATATTTCATAATTGTTGCAACCAATCGATCAACAAGAGGGACCAACCAGAGAGGTGAGTATTGTGTCTACCAAATCCATAGCCGTGTCCACCTTGAGGATAGAGATGCATTTCGACGGGGACTTGGTGATCGTTGAGAGCTTGGTAGAATTGAAGGCTATTTTCTACAGGAACTGCTTGGTCATCCGCACTATGCAGGATGAAAGTAGGAGGGGTGTTGTGTGTTACTTGCATTTCGTTGGAATACAAATCAACGAGTGCTTTGTCTGGATTTTCACCCAATAGATTGTTGCGAGAACCCATGTGGGTAAAATCAGATTGCATGGTAATCACTGGATAGATCAACGCCATGAAATCTGGACGATTTTCTGAATCAAAATGAGTTCCTAATGTGGACGCCAAATGTCCTCCCGCCGAAAAGCCCATCACGCCGATTTTGTCTGCATCTATGCCCCATACTGCTGCACTGTCTTTGATGATTTTCATCCCCTGCTTGGCATCCATGAGTGGTGAGAGATGAGGTGTCTTGTTTGAGTCATCCTCTGGCAATCTGTATTTGAGGACGATACCTGCTATGCCGTATCCATTGAGCCATTTGGCAAAATCAGTTCCTTCTTTGTCGTAGGCCAAGATTCCATATCCTCCTCCTGGACAAATCATCACCGCTCGTCTGACAGAATTACTATTGGAGGGGAGGTAGACTTCTATGCTTGGGTTGCGGACGTTTTTGATTCTTTGCGTGTCAGTGATAGTAGATTCCTCTTTGAGATTGGATGATTTTTCGTTGGGTATTTTGTCTTGCCAAAGAGAGATGACATGATGCTGTGCATTCATCGTCATGCAAATAGTCAGAAGTAGGAGGGTACACCCAATATTTTTGAAATAATAAGACATGGATTAGGTTTTAGGAGTTTCAAGATCGGGATTTTGAACGAATTGCGTAGGGGAAATACCAAATTCATTTTTGAAAGCACGAGTAAATGAATTGGGAAGATCATAGCCGACCATGTATCCTACTTGAGATACATTGATTTTGTTTTGGGATAGCAACTGTTTGGCTCTGGTCAATCTAAAGGACTTGAGCAGATCGACTGGCTTTTTGCCTGTGAGTTGCTTGACTTTTCGGATGAAGTGCATGTGGCTCATGTTGACCATTTCGCACATGCTGGTGACGTCAAACTGAGCGTCAGACACGTTTTCTTCCAAGAGACTGGAGAGTTTGACCAAGAATTCTTCGTCTACAGAGGTCACTTTGATGTCTTTGGGTTTGAATCTCAAGTTGTCCGCATATTTCTCTTTGAGTTTATCTCTTGATTCCAGGAGATTTTGAACTCTAGCTAGTAGCAAATCCGGCTCAAAGGGTTTGACAATGTAAGAATCCGCACCAGATTCATAACCTTGGATTCTTTTGCTATCCATAGCGAGTGCAGTCAATAATATCACTGGGATATGACTGATGGCGGTATCGGACTTGATTTTGTCACATAGTGTGATGCCATCTACCTTGGGCATCATGATGTCACTGATGACTAGGTCGATGTATTCTCTGTTGAGTACTTCGAGACCTTGTGCGCCATTGTTGGCAGAGAGGACGTTGTAGTCTTTGATCAATAAGGATTTGATGAAGGCCAGCATGTCACGGTTGTCTTCCACTACCAATAGTGTTGCTTTTTCCTTGTCCTTGATCTGGGTATTGTCATTGATGATACTGAGTTCGTGTTCCAGCTTGTACTCTTCAGAGGGGTGAGTCATCTGAGAGGTAAAATGGCTCTCAGATTGGGGATTCATATCTGATTCAGGGGCATTGAGGTTTTCGGGGATGTAAACAGTAAATTTGGTACCCTCTCCGAGTTCACTTTCTACTTTGATATTCCCTTGGTGGGCTTCTATCAGATCCTTGATATAGGATAGTCCAATGCCACTGTTTTCCTCATGCTGGACGTCATTGTGACCTACCGCAAATCGCTCAAAGAGTTTGTCCAAAATGGCTTTGTCTAGACCAGTACCATTGTCTTCCACTACCAGTCGGATAAAATCAAGCGAGCTGTCTTTCATGAGATACTTTTCGGCTTGCAACAAGCTGATTTTGATACTCCCATGTTTGGGCGTGTGCTTAAAGGCATTGGAAATCAGGTTAAACAATATTTTTTCGACTTTGTCCTGATCAAAGAAGATGGTGAGTTTTTGATAGTCAGATACAAACTGTAGTTTGATGTCCCGATCTAGTGCTTGGTTGATGAACAGATCTTTGATTCCTTTGGTGAAAGAGACTATGTCATTTTTGGATAGAACTAGATCGAGATTCCCCGCCTCGATGCGCCGTACCTCTAGCAATTGATTGATGAGTTTCTGGAGACGCAGCGCATTTTGCTTGATGAGTCTGAAATAATTGTGGTCTGAATCTTTGCTTGAATGGTCTTTGATCAGCTTGTCAATTGGCCCTAAAATCAGGCTCAGAGGTGTTCTAAACTCATGGGTGATGTTGGTGAAGAATTTGACTTTGGCTTGGGAGAGTTCGTCAATTTTTTTAACAGCCTCTTCCAAGGAATCTTTTTGCTTTTCGATCTCCAAATTGCGAGATTCTAGCTCTCCATTGCTGGATTGTAGGGACAGGTTGAGCTGTTCAAGAATCTCCTGTTTTTTCATGATGATGAACACAGAATATCCGATGACCAAGAGCAGTGATCCAATCAAAAGTATGAACCATGCCTGTTTCCATACTGGAGGAGTAACTATGAAATGAATCACAGCAGGTGTGGGATCAATGTTGCCTTCAGAATCCATTGCACGTACCTGGAAGGTGTAATCGCCATTGGCCAATCCTAGGAAGGTGTTGCTCGTGGCAGAGTTGAATTGGGACCATGGCTCGTCGTTGATCTTGTAGGAAAAGCTGAGGTTTTCAGCACTGACTTTGTTGAAAAAATGTCTCCCGGTCCATAGGATACTGGTATTGCCAGAGTTGTCAACTGTCTCTGAATAGACCTCTATAGAGGTCTGTGGAGGGATGGTGTCTTTGATGAAACGAACAGTGTTGAACTTGCTGCGGATTGCCTCGCTGGGATTTCGACCTGTATAGACTCTCCGTTTCCATTCGCGTGGAGACCTGCTTACCCAGATTTCGTTGAGCTCATTTGTTTTGATTGTTCCTCCTTCGTAGGATAAGGTGAGGTGCTCTGGGAAGATGTAATTGGTCCATACCTGCCCATTGAAATAGCTGATGTCTTTGTCAGTAGCGAGCCAGATTTCTCCTGGTTCTTGACTGGTGGTCAAACTGATGATGTTGTTGCTGGTGAGTCCATTTTTGATGGAGTAGTTGACCCATTGACCATCGTCTTGCAAGATGTACAAGCCATGGAGTCGGGACCCTACGTACAAGGTGCCATTGCGGTCAGTGTGCACGTCGTTGACGAAATCATTGAGATTCCGGTTTTCTGTATAGCTCCAGGATACTTTGTCAAAGTAGCACAAACCAGTACCGCCGATCCAGATATTGCCATTTTTGGATTGTGTGATGCCGTAGGCGTTGAGTTGGTTGAGGCCATTGAGGCGGCCTTTGTGGTAGATGACTTTGCGGAAATCACTGTGTGGATTCACGATCTGAGCCAGCCCTCCTGATTGTCCTCGATCTAGGTACACATCCGAACTGCCACCGAGCCATATTGAGCCATCATTGGACTCGAAGATGGCACGGTAGTCCACGCCCCATGAGAGCGAATCCAAGATGATTTTGTTCCATTTTCCATTTTGCAGGAAACCTGCAGCAGCTACTCCATTTTCACTCCCAATCACCCAAACATAGTCTCTCGAATCTGCATATAGACTTACAGGATTGTCAATCATACCATCCTCTTGGCCAAACTGATACCATTGTCCGTTGCTCTGTTGGATGGCGTGTCCTTCGAAATCTATGAACCAAGAGCTACCATTGGTTTGTCTACATTGGTAGTTGAGCTCGAGGTAGGTGAGCCATTTGTCATCAGAGAGATCAATACGCGAGACAGAGGATTGCTCCTCATATATCCATAGTTTGGAGTTGTCTTCGGTGTGTAGCTCGATGTGACCATGTGGGATTTTAAAATTCTCCGAATTGTATTTCATCCATTGTCCAGAGGTGTCCATGGCGTATAGATTACCGATACCACTGATCCATATTTTACCATCTTTGGTCTCGGCGATGCTTTCAGAATATTCATCATCGCCGAATATCTTGCCGTACTCGACTTTGTTCCAGCGGTTGTCGCTGAATCTCACCGCAGGGATTTTGTTGGATTTGTTGATGATCCAGATGTCGCCATTTGAGGTACGCATGATGTTGTGTTCATAGCCCATATCCATCTCGTAATAATTGCTGAATAGCCCGTAATTTTTGACTGAATTGGTGATGATTTCCTCTTCGGTAAACATCATGATGTCACCAATTTCATCCTCCAGTACATAAGTGATGGGAATCCATAATTCCCCAGGGGTGACTTCAAATACATCTGATATGTTGTCAAATCTGTTGTTTTTGAGTAGTCGATCAGGGATATCAACAATTTGAAATTCTGAATCTTCAGCGAGCATTTTTTTTGCATTGCTTTCTTGACTGAGTAAGAAATTGTCTTTGGGTGTGATGAAGATGACTCCTAGCGAAGTAGCGCAAACAATGTTGCCGCTTTTGAGCTCACGTATGGCATCTATTCTGATGTTGGATTTGGGGTTGATGGGGGCAATGTTGTGCCAATTGTCATCCTCATATAGATAGATGCCATTGACAGATGCCGCGTAGATTTTTTGATTCTCACTGACGAACATTTTTTGGACAGCTTTGCCACCTAGGCCTTCTTCCTCGCCGTAGTATTTCCAGTCATACCCATCGTAGAGCGCCACACCAGATTCTAGACCAAACCAAAAGTTGCTCTTGTCTGATTGGGAAGCGATGCATCTGACACCTCGGTCGTCAAGTTCTGGAAAAAAAGCAAAACGCCACTCTTCCAGCATTGGATCAGCAACCTTGGGTTGATACCCATTGATACCCCACACGATCATGGTATGTACCAAGAGGAACAATACCAGAATACTCTTTCTCATCATACTTGCTTTGACTATCCCGACTGTTAATTTAGCTAGAATCTGTAATGGTGCAAAATATAGAATTATTCTAGCAATGAGAATCCAGGGAATAGGGAATGGTGAAAAATGAATATCTCGAAATATCGCTCCAAACTAATTTTGACTTAAAATACGAATCACCTAGTAGTATTGTCATTATTAACTGGAGCTTGTCATCATATATAAGACTGTGGATGATAGATGGGAAATGACAACTTACAAGTATTGATCAAAATTATTTAAGAAAGGAACATGAGAGAATTGAATCGACAGCATACCGACATAGCAGCATTACCCATCAAAATCCTCCAGTTTGGAGAAGGCAACTTCTTGCGGGCATTTTCGGATTGGATGATTGACATCATGAACAAAGAAGGCGACTACCAACATGGTATCGCAGTGGTGCAGCCTATCGATCAGGGTATCGTTCACATGCTGCAAGCACAAGATGGCTTGTATCATCATGTGTTGCGTGGATTGAAAGACGGTCAACCTCACGAAGAGACGAGATTGATCTCTGCGATACAGCAGTGCATCAATCCATTCAAGGATTTGGCGGCTTACAAGGCCGTGGTATTGTTGCCTGAGTTGGAAATGGTGATTTCTAACACTACTGAAGCAGGAATTGTGTTCAATGAGGAAGATGTCTTGCCGACGGAAGGACTGCCCAAAACATTCCCAGGCAAGGTAACCCTTTTGCTGTGGGAGAGATTCCAGCATTTTGCTGCTGCTCAGGACAAAGGATTGAGTTTCATCCCAGTGGAACTGATAGATAAAAACGGTCAGAAACTGAAAGAAGCTATTTTGAAGTATGCCGAATTGTGGAGCTTGCCTGCCGAGTTCAGTTCTTGGGTAGAGAATCACAACTACTTCGCCAATACTTTGGTCGATAGAATTGTGCCGGGCTATCCAAAAGATGAAATCGAAGAGATTCAGGCTTCTATTGGATTCAAAGACAATTTGGTGGTGGCTTCTGAGATTTTTCATCTCTGGGTGATGGAAGCGCCAGAGCAGATCCAAAAGCAGTTTCCCGCGGATAAATTTGGCCTCAATGTCATCTATACCAACAACCAAGCACCCTACAGAACGAGAAAAGTACGTGTACTCAACGGAGCACACACGAGCATGGTTCCTGTGGCACTGCTACATGGACTGGAGACAGTTCGTGAGACAGTGGAGGATAATAAAGTGGGCGCATTCGTACAGCAGATCATCTTTGAAGAGATATTGCCTACGATAGACTTGCCTCAGGCGGAACTCGAAGAATTTGCCAATCAGGTGATCGAGCGATTCAAAAACCCATTCATTCGACATGAGTTGAAATCCATCGCCTTGAACTCTATACCTAAATTCAAAGTGCGTGTTTTGCCTACGATTTTGGATTACATATCCATCAAAAAGGAGTTGCCTAAAGGCTTGGTCACAGCATTGACCTATTTGATTTCACTGTACCTGTCGGATGATTTTGAAATCAAAGACGATCACAATGTGGTAGAATTTTTCCACGGATTGAAAGGAAAAGCATTGACACCTGAAGAAATAGTAGATCAAGTGTTGGGACAGACAGAGTTTTGGGATCAGGACTTGAGAGAAATCAAAGGACTAAGCGATGCAATGATCAAAGTAATGGCAACCATCGAATCTGGCATGGCAATCGATCGAATTTGAGATATTAGAAGGGAAGAAATGAAGAA is part of the Reichenbachiella agarivorans genome and harbors:
- a CDS encoding hybrid sensor histidine kinase/response regulator transcription factor, coding for MMRKSILVLFLLVHTMIVWGINGYQPKVADPMLEEWRFAFFPELDDRGVRCIASQSDKSNFWFGLESGVALYDGYDWKYYGEEEGLGGKAVQKMFVSENQKIYAASVNGIYLYEDDNWHNIAPINPKSNIRIDAIRELKSGNIVCATSLGVIFITPKDNFLLSQESNAKKMLAEDSEFQIVDIPDRLLKNNRFDNISDVFEVTPGELWIPITYVLEDEIGDIMMFTEEEIITNSVKNYGLFSNYYEMDMGYEHNIMRTSNGDIWIINKSNKIPAVRFSDNRWNKVEYGKIFGDDEYSESIAETKDGKIWISGIGNLYAMDTSGQWMKYNSENFKIPHGHIELHTEDNSKLWIYEEQSSVSRIDLSDDKWLTYLELNYQCRQTNGSSWFIDFEGHAIQQSNGQWYQFGQEDGMIDNPVSLYADSRDYVWVIGSENGVAAAGFLQNGKWNKIILDSLSWGVDYRAIFESNDGSIWLGGSSDVYLDRGQSGGLAQIVNPHSDFRKVIYHKGRLNGLNQLNAYGITQSKNGNIWIGGTGLCYFDKVSWSYTENRNLNDFVNDVHTDRNGTLYVGSRLHGLYILQDDGQWVNYSIKNGLTSNNIISLTTSQEPGEIWLATDKDISYFNGQVWTNYIFPEHLTLSYEGGTIKTNELNEIWVSRSPREWKRRVYTGRNPSEAIRSKFNTVRFIKDTIPPQTSIEVYSETVDNSGNTSILWTGRHFFNKVSAENLSFSYKINDEPWSQFNSATSNTFLGLANGDYTFQVRAMDSEGNIDPTPAVIHFIVTPPVWKQAWFILLIGSLLLVIGYSVFIIMKKQEILEQLNLSLQSSNGELESRNLEIEKQKDSLEEAVKKIDELSQAKVKFFTNITHEFRTPLSLILGPIDKLIKDHSSKDSDHNYFRLIKQNALRLQKLINQLLEVRRIEAGNLDLVLSKNDIVSFTKGIKDLFINQALDRDIKLQFVSDYQKLTIFFDQDKVEKILFNLISNAFKHTPKHGSIKISLLQAEKYLMKDSSLDFIRLVVEDNGTGLDKAILDKLFERFAVGHNDVQHEENSGIGLSYIKDLIEAHQGNIKVESELGEGTKFTVYIPENLNAPESDMNPQSESHFTSQMTHPSEEYKLEHELSIINDNTQIKDKEKATLLVVEDNRDMLAFIKSLLIKDYNVLSANNGAQGLEVLNREYIDLVISDIMMPKVDGITLCDKIKSDTAISHIPVILLTALAMDSKRIQGYESGADSYIVKPFEPDLLLARVQNLLESRDKLKEKYADNLRFKPKDIKVTSVDEEFLVKLSSLLEENVSDAQFDVTSMCEMVNMSHMHFIRKVKQLTGKKPVDLLKSFRLTRAKQLLSQNKINVSQVGYMVGYDLPNSFTRAFKNEFGISPTQFVQNPDLETPKT
- a CDS encoding tagaturonate reductase; translation: MRELNRQHTDIAALPIKILQFGEGNFLRAFSDWMIDIMNKEGDYQHGIAVVQPIDQGIVHMLQAQDGLYHHVLRGLKDGQPHEETRLISAIQQCINPFKDLAAYKAVVLLPELEMVISNTTEAGIVFNEEDVLPTEGLPKTFPGKVTLLLWERFQHFAAAQDKGLSFIPVELIDKNGQKLKEAILKYAELWSLPAEFSSWVENHNYFANTLVDRIVPGYPKDEIEEIQASIGFKDNLVVASEIFHLWVMEAPEQIQKQFPADKFGLNVIYTNNQAPYRTRKVRVLNGAHTSMVPVALLHGLETVRETVEDNKVGAFVQQIIFEEILPTIDLPQAELEEFANQVIERFKNPFIRHELKSIALNSIPKFKVRVLPTILDYISIKKELPKGLVTALTYLISLYLSDDFEIKDDHNVVEFFHGLKGKALTPEEIVDQVLGQTEFWDQDLREIKGLSDAMIKVMATIESGMAIDRI